Sequence from the Polynucleobacter sp. Adler-ghost genome:
CGGACATCTGGTGCTGTGAGGGCCTTATTCAGTGCAGCATTGAGCTTTTCAATGATCGGCTTCGGAGTTCCTGCAGGGGCAGCCAAGGCAAACCATGACTGCACGTCAAAATTGGGGTAGCCAGATTCAGCAAGTGTAGGAACTTCGGGCAGCAATGGGGATCGTTGTGCGCTGGTAATGCCAACTGGACGCAGCTTGCCACTTTGAATATGAGGCATTGCAGAAGGGGCGTTATCAAACATAGAGTCTACCTGACCCCCAAGTAAGTCTGTGACAGCAGGAGCGCTACCCTTATACGGTATATGCAGCATTTGGATTTTGGATTGCATCTTAAACATTTCACCGGAGAGATGAATCGATGAGCCGCTACCAGAAGATGCAAAAGTGACACCATCTTTTGATTCCTTGGCATAACGCACATATTCTGCGACTGTTTTAATTGGAAGGTTTGGGTTAACCACCAAAATATTGGGGATCTTGGCAATCATGCCAATCGGATCTAAATCTTTGAGTGCGTCGTATCCTAGTTTTGGATATAGCGACATATTGATGGTGTTGGCAATTGAAAAGGCGTAAAGGGTATAACCGTCAGCTGGTGACCGTGCAACGATTTCTGCGCCTACATTGCTATTGGCGCCAGGCTTGTTTTCCACAATCACAGACTGACCCAATGTAGTACCCATTTTTACTGCAACTAAACGTGCCAATATATCTGTAGCCCCTCCAGCGGAGTAACCCACAATGATCTTGATGGGCTTATCAGGCCAACTGACGTTCGTTTGGGCGTTCGCTACTCCTATCGTTGAGCAGGCTATGGCAGTTAGTAATACAAGTAACCCTCTACGCTTCTCGAAATATAAAGACATGACACTCCTCCTGAATTCAGTTCTTTCACCACCCCAGATTGATATCTGGCCATGGTTCATTTATAACACCGCCAATTACCCGAGAACTCTGAGCTCGTAGATTCTTGAGAACATCATTGGCCCTCAAATTTGGTGCAATGTGTACAAATACAGTTCTTTCTGCACCACTATAGATAGTGATGGGGTGCAGAGTGATTGATCAACCCCATATACTTTAAGAAATCACACTTGTTTGTTTATGAGCCATAGGGATAATTATCTAGGGTTAACGAGCATAAGAAAGGGGTGATTCAGATCAATATTTATAAAACAAAATATTGATACACTGATTCGTAGATTGTTATAAAAAATTCCTAGGAGATTAGTTATGAAATCCATTGTTTCAGCTTTAGTTCTCGCTTTTTGTTCCAGCCTTTCCTTAAGCGCTTCAGCTAAAGACACTGTAAAGATAGCCTACATTGGGCCTTTGACTGGCGGCGTATCTGCTAATGGCATTGGCGGTCGAAACTCGGCTGATCTTGCGGTTCGCCTCCGTAACCAGGATCCCAACGCTAAATATAAGTATGAACTTGTATCTGCAGATGATGAATGCAAGCCAAACGTTGGCGTTCAAGTTGCTACAAAGATTGCTGCTGATAACTCAATCATTGCTGGCGTAACTCACTATTGCTCAGCAGTCGCAATGAGCACTGTGGATGTTTATCATAAATTTGGCCTGCCAGTAATGGTCTGGGGAGCAGTATTGCCAGAGATTACGTATGGCAACGACTATAAAGAGATTCATCGTGTCAATGGCACCATGATTAATCAGAATGAGGTCGCGGCTAAATTTCTTACAGGCCTGGGTTATAAAAAGTGGGTCATTATTCATGACACTACAGATTACGGTAAGGGCCATAACAAATACTTCACTCAATATTTAACCAAAAATGGTGGGCAAATTTTGGGTACTTTCGGCGTTACCGCTGATCAACAAGACTTTACTGCTGAGTTGACGAAGATTAAAGACTTGAAACCTGAGGTTGTTTATTTTGGCGGCCTAACTCCAATCGGTATTCGTATTCGTACACAAATGGATCGCCTGGGCATCAAGGCTGTATTCGAAGGAACATCTGGAATTAAGTCTGATGCCTATATTGAAGGTTTAGGCAAATTGTCAGAGGGCTCACTTTCTTTCATCGAGGGCGCTCCTTGGGAGAAGCTGCCAGGCGGCTTGGAATTTACAGCCAAGTACAACCAACAGAAATATCCAGACGCGCCTGAAGCTTATGGCCCTTTTGCATATACAGCTGCTAACTTGATTATGGATGCCATTGAAAAAGCTGGCCCAAATCGGAAGAAGGTAATGGATGTTCTTAACAAGACAAATAACGTTGATACGATTATCGGCAAGGTTAGTTTTGATGATCGCCGCCAGAACATCGTCCCATTAATTTCTAAGTACGTTGCACAAGATGGTAAGTGGGTTGTTTGGGAAGATAGCTTGTATGCCAAGAAGCAGCGTAAGTTAGGGCAATAAGCTTATATTTACTGTTTTGTAACCGAAGTAAAGAGGGTAAAAGTGCATGTCGTTTGATATATTTTTGCAGTATCTGCTTAACGGCTTAATGTTAGGCGTCATTTATGCGATTGTTGCAGTGGGTTTTACTCTCTACTTCGGTGTTTTGGATGTAATTAAGTTTTCGCACGGCGATATTTTGATGGTGGGTGCTTTTGCTGGACTCACTGCTTATATTGGCATAGCGGGTACCTTTGACTCCCCATGGCTGCAACTATTAATACTTGTCTTAATTAGTGTCTCGGTGGCAGCATTCTTGGGTGCTCTGATTGCGCGTTACTTAATTCTGCCTTTGCAAAAGGCTCCCCCCATTAATACATTGCTCGTCACGTTGATGTTGGGCTTAGCCTTACGCGAAGCAGTGCGCCTTTTTTACCCAAATGGCTCTAATCCAAAACCTTTCCCAAGACTTCTGCCAACAGATGGGATCGCGCTTGGGGAGTTTACCTTGCGCTCAGACAGCCTCATTTTGTTGCTAACGGGAATCATCTGTATTGTGGCTGTTCAAAGGTTGATTACCCGCAGTAAGATCGGGTTGGCTATCAGAGCAGTGGCACAGGATAGCGAGACGGCTCGAATCATGGGTATTAACTTTCGTCAAATTGTTTTAATCACATTTATGCTTGGGTCTGCCTTGGCGGCACTGGCTGGCTTAATGAATGGCTTGTATTACAACGAAGTGAACTTCAGCATGGGGCTTTTGCTAGGCGTCATTGGTTTTTCTGCAGCTGTTGTAGGTGGCCTTGGAAATTTTTACGGGGCAATTGTGGGTGGCTTTCTTTTTGCGGCACTGCAGACTATTGGCGCTGTGTTGCTACCAGCGATTTTCCCTGATGTTCCTAGTGCCTATAAGGATGTATTTGCATTTACTGTAATTATTATCATCATGGGATTAAAGCCAACCGGTTTGATTTCTGAAAAATCAAGCGAGCGAGTGTAAGAATGAAGTTACTAATTACTACTTTTATATTGAGCTTGCTCTACAGTATTTTATTGCTGGGATCAGAAAGTCAGATTGAGGTTGGCGGCCTAGTCTTTTTGGCTTTTGCTGTTAGTGTTGTTGGTAAAAAAATGGGTCTGATGGACCTCTTGGCTGCTGCCGTGCGAGAACATCCGCAGTTCCCGGCATATGCTTCTGTTGCTGGCGTGCTCATTACCATGGTGGTGTTTCATAACTCTCACTTTGCTTTACTAATGCTGGCTACAGTGCTTATTTACTCTGTAGTTTGTCTCGGTTTAAATATTCAGTTTGGGTATGTTGGAATAGTTAACTTTGCTGGAGCAGCTTTTTTTGGCATCGGGAGCTACACAGCGGCAATCTTAGCAACCTATACTGCCGTTCCACATATTTTGATCTTAGTACTGGCCGCATGCGTATCTGCCTTGATTGGATCAATTCTCATTTATCCAGTCTTGAGAACCCGAGGTCACTATGCGGCTTTGGTAACCATTGCATTTGGTATTTTATTTAGAAATTTTCTAGAGGTAAACGATAGTTTAGGCGGCCCTCAAGGAATGAAGATTCCAGCCATGAACTTATTTGGCTGGAATCTCTCGAATGGAGTTGAGATCGCTGGATATGAGATTTCCTTCTATATCCCTTATTTATTAATTGCTTTAGTCCTGTTAATTTTAAGCTTCAAGCTTACTCGTAATTTAGAGCGCTCATGGATAGGATTAAGTATGGACATGGTGCGTACTGATGAGATTGCCGCTTCCACATTTGGTGTCAAGATTGCGCATTGGAAAATTGTGGCATTCACATTGGGTAATTTGATAGCGGGTATGGCTGGTGCCCTATATGGAATGATGACTGCTTATGTAGCTCCCAATAATTTTACTTTTGCCGACTCGTTGATAATGGTCTCCATTGTTATTTTGGGCGGAATTGGCAATCCTTGGGGCATCATTCCTGCTGCAGCTATTGTGGTTATCCTTCCAGAGAAGCTGCAGTTTATTCAGGAATATCGTTTTTTGCTGTACGCAATTGTTGTGATTTTAATTTTGTTATTCCGTCCTGATGGCCTATTACCTCGAAGAATCCGAGAGTATTTCCCTGGCAATAAAGCGGGGGGTGAAAAATGAGTCAAGTTAAAAATAAAATTCTGGAGGCTCACAATCTAACCATGCGCTTTGGTGGTGTTACAGCGCTGGATTCTCTGAATTTGCATGTAAATGAGGGCGAGGTTCTCGGCCTTTTGGGTCCAAATGGCTCCGGTAAAACTACATTCTTTAATGTGATCACTGGTCTTTATAGAGCAACCGCTGGCAATGTGACGTTCAGGGGGCGTGATCTTACTGATGCGAGTGCTCAGGAAGTCTATCGTGAGGCAATTACGAGAACCTTTCAACGCTCTAGACTGTCTTTGCCCCTCACTGTTTTTGACAATATTGCGATTGGTGATAATCGCCGTCTAAATACTGGATTAATTTTTAATCTCTTCAAGCGAAAGCAATTTAGACAGGAGTATGACCATGTGGTGGAGCAGGTAAATCAACTACTCCTAACCTTTAATCCGAAATTAGCGGGAAAAATATTCGAGCCTGTTGCCAGCCTACCGATGATTGACCGCCGTCGTATCGAGATTTGTCGCGCCTTAATTAGCGAGCCAGATCTTTTGTTGCTAGATGAGCCCTCTGCTGGAATGACCCATGATGAAACTGTTGAGGTGATGGATGATATTTTGCAGGTTCGTAGCAAAATAAAGCCATTCACAATCATTTTAATTGAGCATGAAATGGGCTTAATTCAGCGCATGACTGAGCGTTGCATTGTATTAAATTACGGTAAAAAAATTGCTGAGGGCACCTACGATGAGATTGTTAATAATCCTGAGGTTCAGGTGGCCTACTTAGGACAAGAGTGATCATGAACTTGCTAAATATTCATAATATTTATACGGCTTACGATCGTATTGATGTTCTCGAGGATGTATCAATCGAAGTTAAACAAGGCGAGATCACCTGCATCTTGGGCGCAAATGGCGCAGGAAAATCAACTTTAATTCGATCTATCTTAGGATTAACGCCAGCAAATCGGGGTCAAATTCTATTCAAGGGTGAAGACATCACGCATTTACCATCCCACAAAATTATTGAGCAAGGCATTGCCTGCGTTCCAGAGGGGCGCCGTGTTTTTCCTCGAATGACGGTTGATGAAAACTTGTCTGCTGGCGCTTATTTAGTCAAAGACAAGAATGTAATCGAGGAACGTCGCTTACATGTGAAGACGCTATTTCCTCGATTGGCTGAGCGCTCTTCGCAAGTAGCTGGAACAATGTCAGGTGGTGAGCAGGCTATGCTGGCTATTAGCCGCAGTTTAATGAGTTCGCCTGATCTGCTGATTTTTGATGAACCTTCATTGGGATTATCGCCGCTATTTGTTAAAGAGAATTTCAAAATCATCAAAGAAATAAATCAGATGGGAACTACTGTGCTCTTAGTCGAGCAGAATGTACGCCAAACTTTGGCAATTGCGCATCGAGGGTATGTAATCTCTAAAGGTCAAGTTGTTGCCAAGGGTAATGCAAAGGAACTTGCCGATAACGCGGAAGTTCAAGCCGCCTATTTTGGATAACTTACTGTGAACGCTAAACTAAACCCCGTCGCATTAACTCAAGAGCTCATTCGTTTTAATACGGTGAACCCGCCTGGCAATGAAGATCAAATTTGCGAATACTTGAAAACTCTCTTAGAGTCGGCGGGCTATGAGTGTCGTCTGATTGAGTTTGCCCCAAGACGAACAAGCTTAGTTGCAAAAATTGGATCTTGTAGCGCTGATAAACCGAGTATTTGCTTTACAGGCCACGTTGATGTTGTGCCCTTAGGTGCGCGTCCTTGGAAGTTTGAGCCCTTTGCTGGCCTGATTAATGATGGCAAGCTCTATGGTCGTGGTTCAAGCGATATGAAAAGCGGTATCTCTGCATTTGTAGTAGCGGGTATAGAGATGGCACATCAAGCTAAGCAGGGTGCTGGTGTGACTATGATCATTACTGCAGGTGAAGAAACAGGCTGTGAAGGTGCATTTCATCTTGCTGCCAATAAAGAGATTGTAGATTTCTTAGGCCCGGCCGGTTGCTTTGTTGTTGCTGAGCCTACCGCTAATGAGCCGCTGCTTGGTCATAAGGGCGCCTACTGGCTAAGAGCTAAAACGGAGGGAGTAACTGCTCATGGCTCGATGCCCGAGAGAGGCGATAACGCATTCTATAAGCTTGCTAAAGCAGCATTAAAACTGGAGCAATTTAGTTTTGATACACCCCCACATGAAATGATGGGGCAGGGAACATTGAACATTGGTACTGCTAAAGCTGGATTGAACATCAACTCTGTTCCAGATGCTGCAGAAATGACCTTAGATATTCGTACGGTAGCTGGGCAAAGCCATTCTCATATTTATGGTTGTTTATGCAAGGCCTTAGGCCCAACAGTGCAACTTGACACCATTATTGATATTGAGGGTGTTTTTACTCCAGCCAATGATCCGTGGATGGAGAAAGTATTTGAGCATTGCACAAAACTGAATGGTATTCGGCCAATAGAGAAAACGGTATCTTATTTTACGGATGCATCAGCTTTAAAATCCGTGATCGGCAACCCTCCCACTGTTATTCTAGGCCCGGGCCAACCTGAGATGGCGCATCAGACCGATGAATTTTGCTATGTCGATAAGATTGAAGATGCGACTAAATTATTTGCCAACCTTATTTCCGATTGGCAAAAACCCTAAGACTGCCCACCCGCCGTCTTAATGCATTCTTCAGCAAACTGTGCGATGTTGAGCAATTTTTCATCTTCTCTGTAATTGCCAATAAGTTGAATTCCTAGCGGTAGCCCATTGCTTGATTTTGTGACAGGGAGTGCAATTGCTGGTGCACCAATAAAGGTCCAAAGAGAGCAAAAGATGGGATTTCCAGTAAAACTGAGACCCTTAGGCGCTTCTCCTGTTGCTGGAGCCGCCAATATCGCATCAAATCTTTGAAAATATTCAGCCAGAGAGAGACGTAATTTTGCCTGGAGATTTTTTGCCTTGATGTAATTGCCGACCGAACAGGCATTTCCTTTCTCGATGAGTTCTCTCATGTCCAGGCTTAGTAAATCTGGAAATTTCTCCAAGTGCTTTTCATGAACTACCGCAGCTTCACATGCCATTAAAACTGCTAAAGCCTCTATCCCATCCCAGTAAATTTGTGGGAGTGTGATTTCTTCCGTGCTGACACCAGACGCATTAAGTGATGATTCAGCTATCTTTACTGTTTTGATCTGCTCTTGGCTTAATAATTCATCAAAGGGTGTTTTTAGGATGCCAATTCGAGGCTTGTGATTTTTTAGAGTCTCACTTAGTGGTTTCTGAGTCAGCTCCTCTAAAACAATTGCATCTTCCTCATCGATGACGGTATTGCGGAGTAAGTTAAATGCAAATCTCGCATCCGCCACAGATCTTGTAAAAAATCCGATATGGTCTAGCGAGCCAGAAACCGGGTGGACGCCTTTACGTGGAACGCTTCCAAAGCTGGCTTTATAGCCAACAACACCGCAAAATGATGCTGGCCTAATAATCGATCCAGCAGTTTGGGAACCCAAGCCTAAGGGCACAATTCCGCACGCTACAGCGGCAGCCGAGCCGCTTGATGAGCCCCCGGGAGTATGGGCGCTATTCCATGGATTGGTTGTGGCGCCGGCATGACGCCAGGCAAATTCAGTTGTTACGCTTTTGCCAAAGATAACGCCACCTAAACTACGGATTTTTTTGACAATTTCAGCATCTTCACTCGGGACAAAATCCTTATATATCGCTGAGCCATTGCTTGTAACAAAATCCTTCGTTGCAATGATGTCTTTTACAGCCACCGGAATGCCCATTAATGGACCCGTTCCCGATTGGCGCTGCAGCTCTTGTAATGATGCTCTTGCCGTAAACGCCTTTAATTCCGACTCAACTTGTTCTGCTCGCGCTATACATTGCGCCAAATAATCATCAACTTTGAGCTGTTTTTGTTGTATTTGTTGGCATGCCTGCAATAAATCTAAGGATGGCTTCATGAGTTTTGCGTTTGTATTCATTTAATCACCTTACTTTATCACCGTCGTCGTCCTATCGCTCTTCTAGGCATCTCAACATCCCTTTCCCTATTAAACCTGCTATTTCAATCCTAGCAAAATTATAAATAAAGTTCACAACTTCACAACTTCTGTAGTATAGTATTGCCAAAGGAGGCAAAATGAGAAGAGCGATACCAAAAACACATCAAGCTTTAGATTGGATAGGGAAGGGAATGACCGCAGCTCAGGCAGCTAGAAAGATGGAAATTTCAGAATCTAGCGTCTATGCCGCCTTAAGAAAAACAAAAGCAAAAGATTTAGGTTGTTGTCCAACATGTGGTCATAAATTAAGGAAATAAGATGAAGAAGACTCTATTGGCCGTTGTCTCAATTTCTGTAGCTGCGTTGGCATACGCAAATACCTCATCGGATTCTTCGGAGCTGCTAAACCAGCAATGCAAGATTTCTGCTGAAGCAGTTTCTACATTAAAGGGCTTGCGCTATGGCAATACCTCTATTCGTAAGGATGTAGGAGGCTTGATTAACTTAAATCTTAAAGTCCAAGAGAACAAAGATGCAGCGCAAACAACCCTGAACCGAATGGTTGATGATCAGGCCAACTCAACATCTGCTTTAGAGGCTAAGTATTGTTCTTAATAGTGTTTGAATAGGTTATTGCCCAATCATCTGTAAAGGCGTTTAATGGCCCATTCATTTGAATGTCCAGAATGTGGCAATCCCCGAGGAATGCTTGGGGAATGTCGTCAATGCGGAAGTCAGGAGCTTCCTTTACCGCATAGTGACACGATGGTATTGAATTTAAAATTTGATAATCCAAGTGCTGAGGAGGCTTTGGACCGCTTAACTATTGGGCTACGTCGAGCCTCAGA
This genomic interval carries:
- a CDS encoding branched-chain amino acid ABC transporter permease, whose amino-acid sequence is MSFDIFLQYLLNGLMLGVIYAIVAVGFTLYFGVLDVIKFSHGDILMVGAFAGLTAYIGIAGTFDSPWLQLLILVLISVSVAAFLGALIARYLILPLQKAPPINTLLVTLMLGLALREAVRLFYPNGSNPKPFPRLLPTDGIALGEFTLRSDSLILLLTGIICIVAVQRLITRSKIGLAIRAVAQDSETARIMGINFRQIVLITFMLGSALAALAGLMNGLYYNEVNFSMGLLLGVIGFSAAVVGGLGNFYGAIVGGFLFAALQTIGAVLLPAIFPDVPSAYKDVFAFTVIIIIMGLKPTGLISEKSSERV
- a CDS encoding ABC transporter ATP-binding protein, with amino-acid sequence MSQVKNKILEAHNLTMRFGGVTALDSLNLHVNEGEVLGLLGPNGSGKTTFFNVITGLYRATAGNVTFRGRDLTDASAQEVYREAITRTFQRSRLSLPLTVFDNIAIGDNRRLNTGLIFNLFKRKQFRQEYDHVVEQVNQLLLTFNPKLAGKIFEPVASLPMIDRRRIEICRALISEPDLLLLDEPSAGMTHDETVEVMDDILQVRSKIKPFTIILIEHEMGLIQRMTERCIVLNYGKKIAEGTYDEIVNNPEVQVAYLGQE
- a CDS encoding branched-chain amino acid ABC transporter substrate-binding protein, with product MKSIVSALVLAFCSSLSLSASAKDTVKIAYIGPLTGGVSANGIGGRNSADLAVRLRNQDPNAKYKYELVSADDECKPNVGVQVATKIAADNSIIAGVTHYCSAVAMSTVDVYHKFGLPVMVWGAVLPEITYGNDYKEIHRVNGTMINQNEVAAKFLTGLGYKKWVIIHDTTDYGKGHNKYFTQYLTKNGGQILGTFGVTADQQDFTAELTKIKDLKPEVVYFGGLTPIGIRIRTQMDRLGIKAVFEGTSGIKSDAYIEGLGKLSEGSLSFIEGAPWEKLPGGLEFTAKYNQQKYPDAPEAYGPFAYTAANLIMDAIEKAGPNRKKVMDVLNKTNNVDTIIGKVSFDDRRQNIVPLISKYVAQDGKWVVWEDSLYAKKQRKLGQ
- a CDS encoding branched-chain amino acid ABC transporter permease; translation: MKLLITTFILSLLYSILLLGSESQIEVGGLVFLAFAVSVVGKKMGLMDLLAAAVREHPQFPAYASVAGVLITMVVFHNSHFALLMLATVLIYSVVCLGLNIQFGYVGIVNFAGAAFFGIGSYTAAILATYTAVPHILILVLAACVSALIGSILIYPVLRTRGHYAALVTIAFGILFRNFLEVNDSLGGPQGMKIPAMNLFGWNLSNGVEIAGYEISFYIPYLLIALVLLILSFKLTRNLERSWIGLSMDMVRTDEIAASTFGVKIAHWKIVAFTLGNLIAGMAGALYGMMTAYVAPNNFTFADSLIMVSIVILGGIGNPWGIIPAAAIVVILPEKLQFIQEYRFLLYAIVVILILLFRPDGLLPRRIREYFPGNKAGGEK
- a CDS encoding amidase — its product is MNTNAKLMKPSLDLLQACQQIQQKQLKVDDYLAQCIARAEQVESELKAFTARASLQELQRQSGTGPLMGIPVAVKDIIATKDFVTSNGSAIYKDFVPSEDAEIVKKIRSLGGVIFGKSVTTEFAWRHAGATTNPWNSAHTPGGSSSGSAAAVACGIVPLGLGSQTAGSIIRPASFCGVVGYKASFGSVPRKGVHPVSGSLDHIGFFTRSVADARFAFNLLRNTVIDEEDAIVLEELTQKPLSETLKNHKPRIGILKTPFDELLSQEQIKTVKIAESSLNASGVSTEEITLPQIYWDGIEALAVLMACEAAVVHEKHLEKFPDLLSLDMRELIEKGNACSVGNYIKAKNLQAKLRLSLAEYFQRFDAILAAPATGEAPKGLSFTGNPIFCSLWTFIGAPAIALPVTKSSNGLPLGIQLIGNYREDEKLLNIAQFAEECIKTAGGQS
- a CDS encoding tripartite tricarboxylate transporter substrate binding protein, which translates into the protein MSLYFEKRRGLLVLLTAIACSTIGVANAQTNVSWPDKPIKIIVGYSAGGATDILARLVAVKMGTTLGQSVIVENKPGANSNVGAEIVARSPADGYTLYAFSIANTINMSLYPKLGYDALKDLDPIGMIAKIPNILVVNPNLPIKTVAEYVRYAKESKDGVTFASSGSGSSIHLSGEMFKMQSKIQMLHIPYKGSAPAVTDLLGGQVDSMFDNAPSAMPHIQSGKLRPVGITSAQRSPLLPEVPTLAESGYPNFDVQSWFALAAPAGTPKPIIEKLNAALNKALTAPDVRQRLQELGATPEPGSPEKMRDFATAEVKRWREVVKASGAKAE
- a CDS encoding ABC transporter ATP-binding protein, translating into MNLLNIHNIYTAYDRIDVLEDVSIEVKQGEITCILGANGAGKSTLIRSILGLTPANRGQILFKGEDITHLPSHKIIEQGIACVPEGRRVFPRMTVDENLSAGAYLVKDKNVIEERRLHVKTLFPRLAERSSQVAGTMSGGEQAMLAISRSLMSSPDLLIFDEPSLGLSPLFVKENFKIIKEINQMGTTVLLVEQNVRQTLAIAHRGYVISKGQVVAKGNAKELADNAEVQAAYFG
- a CDS encoding M20 family metallopeptidase translates to MNAKLNPVALTQELIRFNTVNPPGNEDQICEYLKTLLESAGYECRLIEFAPRRTSLVAKIGSCSADKPSICFTGHVDVVPLGARPWKFEPFAGLINDGKLYGRGSSDMKSGISAFVVAGIEMAHQAKQGAGVTMIITAGEETGCEGAFHLAANKEIVDFLGPAGCFVVAEPTANEPLLGHKGAYWLRAKTEGVTAHGSMPERGDNAFYKLAKAALKLEQFSFDTPPHEMMGQGTLNIGTAKAGLNINSVPDAAEMTLDIRTVAGQSHSHIYGCLCKALGPTVQLDTIIDIEGVFTPANDPWMEKVFEHCTKLNGIRPIEKTVSYFTDASALKSVIGNPPTVILGPGQPEMAHQTDEFCYVDKIEDATKLFANLISDWQKP